From a single Candidatus Defluviilinea gracilis genomic region:
- a CDS encoding PD40 domain-containing protein has product MRKPFTRLTLIIPLLLILSSCLQPGEDPSTPQAFSQTPSTADSALPISSGARETLIFSIEEDGYAHLFAFIPNQMPLTRLTGDKWDDITPAISPDGTRIAFASNRSGYWDLYLFDASNGEVTRLTDTPEYEGAPTWSPDGSFLAFEAYLEDSLEVVIGPAGNPREGAILLTSSATADHSPAWSPGGRQIVFVSDGEIILADLDKTDNTRYANLSNTADAAESHPVWSQDGTRLMWAASSQNVGRSGIYLWDSTRNAPAVWVADGNYPAWNPSGDNFITTFNTPNETYLANYSLDGNLLEPLATFPSSLRGFDWANLILAEPLPAIVQQTAGITPAPLWVSNIAASSEGAGRDSLVSLNNVQAPYPQLSDRVDEAFNALRERVILESGWDALASLENAYVPITTALDPGFEESWLYTGRAFAINSLMTNAGWMVAAREDYGAQTYWRLYIRAQAQDGSLGEPLRANPWDLSARYNLDPKVYEQGGKYSAVPAGYWVDVTALALQYGWQRVPALPNWRTFYRGARFTEFALTDGLDFYSALLQLYPPDVLLTPTRLLPPTFTPTVTSTFTPTITLTRTPRITQTTSLTPTITRTTAPTTTPIPTNTIMPTVTPPTIIP; this is encoded by the coding sequence AAGACGGCTACGCCCACCTCTTTGCATTCATCCCGAACCAGATGCCGCTCACACGTTTGACCGGCGATAAGTGGGACGACATCACGCCTGCCATCAGCCCGGATGGAACGCGGATCGCGTTCGCGTCCAACCGCAGTGGATACTGGGACCTCTATCTCTTCGACGCCTCCAACGGGGAAGTGACCCGGCTCACCGACACACCGGAATATGAGGGCGCGCCAACCTGGTCGCCGGACGGCTCATTCCTCGCTTTCGAAGCCTACCTCGAGGATAGTCTTGAGGTCGTGATTGGGCCGGCGGGGAATCCGCGAGAGGGCGCAATCTTGTTGACTTCCTCCGCAACCGCAGACCATTCGCCGGCGTGGTCGCCGGGCGGGCGGCAGATCGTATTCGTGTCGGATGGCGAGATCATCCTTGCCGACCTGGATAAAACCGACAACACGCGTTACGCCAACTTAAGCAACACAGCAGACGCGGCGGAATCGCATCCGGTCTGGTCGCAGGATGGGACTCGGTTGATGTGGGCGGCATCCAGCCAGAATGTGGGGAGAAGCGGGATTTACCTCTGGGATTCAACGCGCAACGCGCCCGCCGTCTGGGTCGCTGACGGGAATTATCCCGCATGGAATCCATCGGGAGACAATTTCATCACCACGTTTAACACGCCAAATGAAACCTATCTGGCGAATTATTCGCTGGATGGAAACCTGCTCGAACCGCTGGCAACCTTCCCCAGTTCGTTACGAGGCTTCGACTGGGCAAACCTGATCCTGGCAGAGCCTTTGCCGGCGATCGTTCAACAAACTGCGGGAATCACCCCCGCCCCGCTTTGGGTGTCGAACATTGCCGCGTCCTCCGAAGGCGCGGGGCGCGATTCACTCGTGAGTTTGAACAACGTGCAAGCGCCGTACCCGCAATTGAGCGACCGGGTGGACGAGGCATTCAACGCTTTGCGCGAGCGCGTCATTCTCGAATCGGGCTGGGATGCGCTCGCCAGCCTCGAGAACGCGTATGTTCCGATCACCACAGCGCTCGACCCGGGCTTCGAGGAATCGTGGCTATATACTGGGCGCGCTTTCGCCATCAATTCGTTGATGACCAACGCCGGCTGGATGGTTGCCGCGCGCGAAGATTACGGCGCGCAAACGTATTGGCGATTGTACATCCGAGCGCAGGCGCAGGATGGTTCGCTCGGCGAGCCGCTCCGCGCAAACCCGTGGGACCTCTCGGCGCGATATAACCTCGACCCGAAAGTGTACGAACAAGGCGGCAAGTACAGCGCCGTGCCTGCGGGGTATTGGGTGGATGTGACCGCGCTCGCCCTCCAGTACGGCTGGCAACGCGTCCCGGCGCTCCCCAACTGGCGGACGTTTTATCGAGGCGCGCGTTTCACCGAATTCGCGCTTACTGACGGGCTTGATTTTTATTCGGCGCTTTTGCAACTATATCCGCCCGATGTGTTGCTCACGCCCACGCGTTTGCTCCCGCCCACATTCACGCCGACCGTCACCTCCACCTTCACGCCGACCATCACGTTGACGCGCACGCCGCGGATTACGCAAACCACATCGTTGACGCCGACCATCACGCGAACGACCGCGCCAACCACCACGCCGATTCCAACCAACACAATAATGCCCACGGTCACGCCGCCGACGATCATTCCATGA
- a CDS encoding M23 family metallopeptidase: MRKVLNVGFAWSRLFGYSSSKNKRIGFIFGLAILSLLASCVPATPGNASQTPTGVIAGDANQLPSESEATPRPTIEPFRFILPTPGAEPVSGWRPPLYPIPWSVSPYDHFYFARPIAADNVNWPLAEYRYGGVFFAPNIVHTGVDIDAAEGAPILAAGAGTVVSAGWGLYTEVPGNESDPYGLAVVVRHDFGYKGQSLFTIYAHMSAISAVEGQHVDTGDVIGLVGDTGATTGPHLHFEIRLGKNSFYNTFNPELWMAPPQGWGVLVGRITDEKGKLLNQYSVEVRPLPSETPLRKVLTYAEGSVNADPYYQENLVLSDLPAGVYKILMEYKEKDMQFFVEIFPGQVTYFTFTDKDGFQLTPPPVPTLDFLPGTATAVP, translated from the coding sequence ATGAGGAAGGTATTGAATGTAGGGTTCGCGTGGTCTCGCCTGTTTGGCTACAGTTCCTCCAAGAACAAGAGGATAGGTTTTATTTTCGGGTTGGCGATTCTAAGTTTGCTCGCCTCTTGCGTTCCCGCAACGCCGGGCAACGCGAGCCAGACCCCAACGGGGGTGATTGCCGGGGATGCGAATCAGCTACCTAGCGAGTCGGAAGCGACGCCGCGTCCCACGATCGAACCGTTTCGATTCATCCTGCCAACGCCCGGAGCAGAGCCGGTTTCGGGGTGGCGTCCGCCTCTGTACCCGATACCCTGGTCTGTTTCGCCGTATGATCATTTTTACTTCGCGCGCCCCATCGCGGCGGATAACGTCAACTGGCCCCTGGCGGAATATCGCTATGGCGGCGTGTTCTTCGCGCCGAATATTGTGCACACCGGCGTGGATATCGATGCGGCGGAGGGCGCTCCCATTCTCGCGGCAGGGGCGGGGACGGTTGTTTCGGCGGGTTGGGGCTTGTATACCGAAGTGCCCGGCAACGAGTCGGATCCGTATGGGCTGGCGGTGGTAGTTCGTCACGATTTTGGCTACAAGGGTCAATCGTTGTTCACAATTTACGCGCACATGAGCGCGATCTCGGCTGTTGAAGGTCAACACGTGGACACCGGCGATGTGATCGGCTTGGTCGGCGATACCGGCGCGACGACGGGACCGCATTTACATTTTGAGATCCGCTTGGGGAAAAACTCCTTCTACAACACATTCAACCCGGAGTTGTGGATGGCTCCGCCACAGGGTTGGGGCGTGTTGGTGGGTCGTATCACAGACGAAAAAGGCAAGTTGTTGAATCAATATTCCGTTGAGGTGCGGCCATTGCCCTCTGAAACGCCGTTGCGAAAAGTTCTCACCTACGCCGAAGGTTCGGTCAACGCCGATCCGTATTATCAAGAAAATTTGGTATTAAGCGACCTGCCCGCAGGGGTGTACAAAATCCTGATGGAATACAAAGAGAAGGATATGCAGTTCTTTGTGGAAATCTTCCCGGGGCAGGTCACTTACTTCACGTTTACAGACAAGGACGGGTTTCAACTAACCCCGCCGCCCGTGCCGACGCTGGATTTTCTGCCGGGGACGGCTACCGCCGTACCTTGA
- the recA gene encoding recombinase RecA has protein sequence MSPRKSKTAVEEQEQPSRNVDGAKRAVLDKALGDILKRYGDGSIIRLGEAQHMQTETFPTGSLSLDIALGVGGIPRGRVIEIYGPESSGKTTICQHIIAEVQKLGGTAAFIDMEHALDPVYAARVGVDIDNLLVSQPDTGEQALEITETLVRSGGVDIVVVDSVAALVPRSEIEGDMGDATMGVQARLMSQALRKLSGAINQTKTAVVFTNQLRSKIGVMFGNPETTTGGNALKFYASVRLDVRRIQAIKVGEEVIGNRTRVKVVKNKVAPPFRTAEFDIMFNEGISRAGDILDLATKFEIVQKRGAFFSYGDQRLGQGRENAKDFLRSNPALMAEIDGVIRQKALSGEIAMPLEIGGGEDGGGSDEEA, from the coding sequence ATGTCCCCTCGAAAATCTAAAACCGCTGTTGAAGAACAGGAACAACCCTCCCGCAATGTGGATGGCGCCAAACGCGCCGTGCTCGATAAAGCGCTCGGAGACATCCTCAAACGCTACGGCGATGGTTCCATCATCCGTCTCGGCGAAGCGCAACACATGCAAACCGAGACCTTCCCCACCGGCTCGCTCTCGCTTGACATTGCCCTCGGCGTGGGCGGCATCCCGCGTGGGCGTGTGATCGAAATCTATGGGCCCGAATCTTCCGGCAAGACCACCATCTGCCAGCACATCATAGCCGAAGTGCAAAAACTGGGCGGCACCGCCGCCTTCATCGACATGGAACACGCCCTCGACCCGGTCTACGCCGCGCGCGTGGGAGTGGATATCGACAACCTGCTCGTTTCACAACCCGATACCGGCGAACAAGCCCTCGAAATCACCGAAACCCTCGTCCGCTCGGGCGGCGTGGATATTGTCGTTGTAGACTCGGTTGCCGCGCTCGTGCCCCGCTCCGAAATCGAAGGCGACATGGGCGACGCCACCATGGGCGTGCAAGCAAGGCTCATGTCGCAGGCGCTCCGCAAACTTTCCGGTGCCATCAACCAGACCAAAACCGCCGTCGTTTTCACCAACCAACTCCGCTCGAAGATTGGCGTGATGTTCGGCAACCCCGAAACCACCACAGGCGGCAACGCCCTCAAGTTTTACGCCTCCGTGCGCCTCGATGTCCGCCGCATCCAAGCCATCAAGGTGGGCGAGGAAGTCATCGGTAACCGTACCCGCGTCAAAGTGGTCAAGAACAAAGTCGCGCCTCCGTTCCGCACCGCCGAATTCGACATCATGTTCAACGAAGGCATCTCGCGCGCCGGCGACATCCTCGACCTGGCAACCAAATTCGAGATCGTCCAGAAACGCGGCGCGTTCTTCTCCTATGGCGATCAACGCCTCGGTCAGGGGCGCGAAAACGCGAAAGACTTCCTCCGCTCGAACCCCGCGCTCATGGCTGAGATCGACGGCGTCATCCGCCAGAAAGCCTTAAGCGGCGAGATCGCCATGCCGCTCGAAATCGGCGGCGGCGAGGATGGCGGCGGATCCGACGAAGAAGCATAA
- a CDS encoding ABC transporter ATP-binding protein — protein sequence MRSGDEKPKVTKQLLLRVLSYARGYWWHIAGMLVTILLTTGLSLLTPLIFRNMIDVVIPAKDVNRLVWLGVALLAIPALTGVVNVFQRRLNSAVGEGVIYDLRSTLFSRLQHMSLRFFTNTKSGELMSRLNNDVVGAQNAISNTIVNIVTNLIEAIALLAVMLTMEWRLTLISIVILPLFIITAQRLGNTLRDIARQAMDTNAQMNAHMNETLNIGGALLVKLFGRTREEENRFRQRAASVRDIGIRRAVVGSTFFVIFGLITAVGTALVYGLGGWYVIAGTFTVGTIVAFGSYLGQLYGTLQGLAGAPVEFSTSMVSFERVFEVIDLPQDIVEKQNATPLRDVRGELEFDNVSFDYHIDPSKLLKDVKRYGRHEDVGAVLSLADKKTADDGRQMSKGGNGRGSATNHREERSGSLSDGETDSPSQARDVALERISFVAHPGQLIALVGPSGAGKTTTTYLIPRLYDPTDGVIRIDGRDLKDVTLDSLANAIGMVTQETYLFHDTIRTNLTYAKIDATQSEIESAARAANIHQFIMDLPDGYDTIVGERGYRLSGGEKQRIALARVILKDPRILVLDEATSHLDSESESLIQEALKRVMAGRTSIVIAHRLSTILAADLILVMDRGKIVERGTHEELIALNGLYAQLYETQFNREKV from the coding sequence ATGCGTTCGGGCGACGAAAAGCCCAAAGTAACCAAACAACTTTTACTGCGCGTTCTCTCGTATGCGCGCGGATACTGGTGGCACATCGCAGGGATGCTCGTCACGATCCTCCTCACCACAGGTCTGTCCCTGCTGACGCCGCTGATTTTCCGCAATATGATTGACGTAGTGATTCCCGCCAAGGATGTGAATCGACTCGTCTGGCTGGGCGTGGCGTTGCTGGCGATCCCCGCGCTGACGGGCGTCGTTAACGTCTTTCAGCGTCGTTTGAACTCAGCCGTCGGCGAAGGTGTGATCTACGATCTGCGTTCAACGTTATTCTCGCGCTTGCAACACATGTCACTGCGATTTTTCACCAACACAAAATCGGGCGAATTGATGTCCCGCCTCAACAACGACGTGGTCGGCGCGCAGAATGCCATCAGCAATACCATCGTCAACATCGTGACGAACTTAATTGAAGCGATTGCATTGCTCGCGGTTATGCTCACGATGGAGTGGCGATTAACTCTGATCAGCATCGTCATTCTTCCGTTGTTCATCATCACCGCGCAACGACTCGGTAACACCTTGCGCGATATTGCGCGTCAAGCCATGGATACCAACGCGCAGATGAACGCGCACATGAACGAGACCCTCAATATCGGCGGCGCGCTTCTCGTCAAACTCTTTGGGCGCACGCGCGAAGAGGAGAATCGTTTCCGTCAACGCGCCGCGAGCGTGCGCGACATCGGCATCCGCCGCGCCGTCGTCGGCTCGACGTTCTTCGTCATCTTCGGTCTCATCACTGCGGTTGGCACTGCGCTCGTTTATGGTCTCGGCGGCTGGTACGTCATCGCGGGCACGTTCACTGTCGGCACCATCGTTGCGTTCGGTTCGTATCTCGGTCAACTCTACGGCACGCTTCAAGGTCTCGCGGGCGCGCCCGTCGAATTTTCGACCAGCATGGTTTCGTTCGAGCGCGTGTTCGAAGTCATTGACCTGCCGCAGGACATCGTCGAAAAACAAAATGCGACGCCTCTGCGTGATGTGCGCGGCGAACTCGAATTCGACAACGTCTCGTTCGACTATCACATTGACCCCTCCAAATTGTTGAAGGATGTAAAACGTTACGGACGCCACGAAGATGTCGGCGCGGTCTTGTCGTTGGCGGATAAGAAGACTGCGGATGATGGACGACAAATGTCGAAGGGCGGAAATGGTCGAGGGTCTGCGACCAATCATCGGGAGGAGAGAAGCGGTTCTTTATCCGACGGGGAAACTGACTCGCCCTCTCAAGCCCGCGATGTAGCCCTCGAGCGAATCTCCTTCGTCGCCCATCCTGGACAGTTGATCGCCCTCGTCGGTCCCTCTGGCGCGGGCAAAACAACCACCACCTATCTCATCCCGCGCCTCTACGATCCAACCGACGGGGTCATCCGCATTGACGGGCGCGACCTCAAAGATGTGACGCTCGATTCGTTAGCGAACGCGATCGGCATGGTGACGCAGGAGACGTATCTCTTCCACGACACCATCCGCACGAACTTGACGTACGCAAAAATTGACGCGACTCAATCTGAAATTGAATCCGCCGCGCGCGCCGCCAACATCCATCAATTCATCATGGACCTGCCCGACGGCTACGACACCATTGTGGGTGAGCGCGGCTACCGTCTCAGCGGCGGCGAAAAACAACGCATCGCCCTCGCCCGCGTCATCCTCAAAGACCCGCGTATTCTGGTTTTGGATGAAGCGACAAGCCATCTCGATTCCGAATCCGAATCGCTCATTCAAGAAGCGTTGAAGCGCGTGATGGCGGGACGCACAAGCATTGTCATTGCCCATCGCCTCTCCACAATCTTGGCGGCTGATTTGATTTTAGTGATGGATCGAGGAAAGATCGTCGAGCGCGGCACACATGAGGAGTTGATTGCGTTGAATGGGCTGTATGCGCAGTTGTATGAAACGCAGTTCAATCGTGAGAAAGTTTGA
- a CDS encoding DUF4145 domain-containing protein, producing the protein MTAQTETKERIVCETCERLTWNQIIFSQEFQFMVYDGEAYLGDEKSTWQILQCLGCGSVTAREMADLKFGDNETHYERLYPKRTDHKVKFYVKLSGKMRRLYNETSDAFNSQNFILCAAGLRALLESVCLDKRITEGPNEHGQIVKTLDGKINSLSKIIPPEIVKNLHSFRFLGNQALHELEIPIESDLRIALDVIEDIMNVVYELNFKSKYLFQRTSKKKMRRRRD; encoded by the coding sequence ATGACCGCACAAACTGAGACGAAAGAACGTATTGTTTGCGAGACTTGCGAGCGCTTGACATGGAACCAAATAATCTTTAGTCAAGAGTTTCAGTTCATGGTTTATGATGGTGAAGCATATTTGGGTGACGAAAAATCAACTTGGCAAATTCTCCAATGTCTTGGCTGTGGTTCTGTTACAGCAAGAGAAATGGCTGACCTCAAATTCGGCGATAATGAAACTCACTACGAGAGGCTTTATCCTAAACGTACTGATCATAAAGTGAAATTTTACGTCAAATTATCTGGAAAAATGCGCCGTTTATACAATGAGACATCGGATGCTTTCAATAGCCAGAACTTCATACTCTGCGCTGCTGGATTAAGGGCTTTGCTAGAAAGCGTTTGTTTAGATAAAAGAATAACCGAGGGCCCAAATGAACATGGTCAAATCGTAAAGACGTTGGACGGTAAAATTAATAGTTTATCCAAAATTATTCCACCAGAGATTGTAAAGAACTTGCATAGTTTCCGTTTTCTTGGCAATCAAGCGCTTCATGAATTAGAAATACCAATCGAATCAGATTTAAGGATTGCTTTGGATGTCATTGAAGATATTATGAACGTTGTTTACGAGTTGAATTTCAAGTCAAAGTATTTGTTTCAGAGAACATCTAAGAAAAAAATGAGGCGTCGCAGGGATTAG
- a CDS encoding HD domain-containing protein, translating into MNQREIIQKTADYIKQKFSDDSSGHDWWHIYRVWQTALRICEIEQADAFIVQLAALLHDLDDWKFNASEDETPLRAQGWLDSLSLDPSTTDAVCRIIKHISYKGANVENKMDSLEGFIVQDADRLDAIGAIGIARAFAYGGYKNRPLYDPASSPQLHQTFEQYKNSNSDTINHFHEKLLLLKDKMNTATAKRIAEQRHEVMVQFLNQFMDEIRNADFSPLP; encoded by the coding sequence ATGAACCAGCGCGAGATCATCCAAAAGACCGCCGACTACATCAAGCAGAAATTTTCGGACGACTCGTCGGGGCACGATTGGTGGCACATCTATCGCGTCTGGCAAACCGCCCTCCGCATTTGCGAGATCGAACAAGCGGATGCCTTCATCGTCCAACTCGCGGCTCTGCTTCACGATCTGGATGATTGGAAGTTCAACGCTTCGGAAGATGAAACCCCGCTTCGCGCGCAGGGTTGGCTGGATTCGCTTTCCCTCGACCCCTCCACCACTGACGCGGTGTGCCGCATCATCAAGCACATCTCCTACAAGGGTGCAAACGTCGAAAACAAAATGGACTCGCTCGAAGGCTTCATCGTCCAAGACGCCGACAGACTCGACGCCATCGGCGCGATCGGCATCGCCCGCGCCTTCGCGTACGGCGGATACAAAAATCGTCCGTTGTATGATCCCGCGTCCTCCCCACAACTGCATCAGACCTTCGAGCAATACAAAAACAGCAACAGCGACACGATCAACCACTTCCATGAAAAATTATTGTTGCTGAAAGACAAAATGAACACCGCCACCGCCAAACGCATCGCAGAGCAACGTCACGAAGTGATGGTGCAATTCTTGAATCAATTCATGGACGAGATACGGAATGCGGACTTCAGTCCGCTACCATAA
- a CDS encoding polysaccharide deacetylase family protein, which produces MLTSHLLRAYAWMQSRHPDILWRGDASRREIALTFDDGPHPRDTPEVLDVLAKHAVRATFFLIGKDVEKNQSLAKQIHTGGHEIGIHCYRHVPFPFEKPDVLRKQLEKTKTLISQACGIPPIEIRDVRPPYGAFTSKTKSLLAEWGYRLVMWNCIPPHFTQPLSWTIQQILNASISGSIIVLHDGHGHGSKAAQIVETIVPTIKSQGFEFVTIKHMQYKTRR; this is translated from the coding sequence ATGCTCACCTCTCACCTCCTCCGCGCCTACGCATGGATGCAATCCCGCCACCCTGACATCTTATGGCGCGGAGACGCCTCCCGCCGCGAGATCGCCCTCACCTTCGACGATGGTCCGCATCCGCGCGATACGCCTGAGGTGTTGGATGTGCTGGCAAAGCACGCAGTCCGCGCGACATTCTTTTTGATCGGGAAAGACGTTGAGAAGAATCAAAGTCTCGCGAAGCAAATCCACACGGGCGGGCATGAGATTGGAATCCATTGCTATCGTCATGTTCCATTTCCGTTTGAGAAGCCCGATGTGTTACGCAAGCAATTGGAGAAAACGAAAACGCTGATCTCGCAAGCGTGCGGAATCCCACCGATAGAAATACGCGACGTCCGCCCGCCGTATGGAGCGTTCACCTCCAAAACAAAATCCCTGCTCGCCGAGTGGGGCTATCGCCTCGTGATGTGGAATTGCATCCCGCCGCATTTCACCCAACCGCTATCGTGGACAATTCAACAAATCCTGAACGCGTCCATCTCAGGCTCGATCATCGTCCTGCACGACGGGCACGGACACGGCTCGAAAGCCGCGCAGATCGTCGAAACCATCGTGCCGACAATAAAATCGCAGGGGTTCGAATTTGTTACGATCAAGCACATGCAATATAAGACAAGGAGGTGA
- a CDS encoding DUF4287 domain-containing protein — protein sequence MTSLEKAVQTQVANIQKKTGMTLKELSALAKKSGLTKHGELRDMFKEKLGLGHGDANTLVHEILKSDGSHMAEGKSADAVLDEIYTGAKASFRPIHEKLMKAIGEFGEFEIAPKKGYVSLRRKKQFAMIGPKTNTRFEVGINAKDFKKNKRLQAQPSGSMCNYIVALTDAKEVDAELVAWIKSAYEGAG from the coding sequence ATGACCTCTCTCGAAAAAGCAGTCCAGACTCAAGTAGCCAACATCCAAAAGAAAACGGGGATGACTCTCAAAGAGTTATCCGCGCTCGCCAAGAAGAGCGGGCTGACCAAACACGGCGAACTGCGCGACATGTTCAAGGAGAAGCTCGGTCTTGGTCACGGCGACGCGAACACGCTCGTGCATGAAATTCTGAAATCGGACGGCTCGCACATGGCAGAGGGCAAAAGCGCCGATGCCGTGTTGGATGAAATTTACACGGGTGCGAAGGCGAGCTTCCGCCCCATTCATGAAAAGTTGATGAAGGCGATCGGAGAATTTGGAGAATTCGAAATCGCCCCGAAGAAGGGCTATGTGAGTCTGCGGCGCAAAAAACAATTCGCGATGATCGGACCGAAGACCAACACGCGTTTCGAAGTGGGTATCAACGCCAAAGACTTCAAAAAGAACAAACGCCTACAAGCGCAACCGTCAGGGAGCATGTGCAATTACATCGTCGCGCTTACCGACGCGAAAGAAGTGGACGCCGAATTGGTCGCGTGGATTAAATCTGCTTATGAAGGCGCGGGATAA
- a CDS encoding Type 1 glutamine amidotransferase-like domain-containing protein yields the protein MKLLLTSAGIRNTSIQNTLVELLGKPIADSNALCIPTAGYGHPQVNPGMAWRFISGQEPRTPMCELGWKSLGVLELTALPSIDKERWVSWVQETDVLLVNGGDPLYLCHWMKQSGLAELLPSLRETVWVGLSGGSMVMSPRIGADFVNWKAPTGGDETLGVVDFSIFPHLDHPDLPENTMADAEKWAAGMSVPCYAIDDETAIKVVDGTAEVVSEGHWKLFAR from the coding sequence ATGAAATTATTGCTTACTTCTGCGGGCATCAGGAATACCAGCATTCAAAACACACTCGTTGAATTACTGGGCAAACCAATTGCCGACTCCAATGCTCTCTGCATCCCCACTGCGGGATATGGTCACCCTCAAGTCAATCCTGGCATGGCATGGCGCTTCATCAGCGGACAAGAGCCCAGAACCCCCATGTGCGAATTGGGCTGGAAGTCATTGGGAGTCCTTGAACTCACCGCGTTGCCCAGCATTGACAAAGAACGCTGGGTCTCGTGGGTGCAAGAGACAGATGTTCTGCTGGTGAATGGAGGCGATCCTTTATATCTGTGCCATTGGATGAAACAGTCTGGGCTGGCGGAACTTCTTCCGTCACTGCGCGAGACCGTTTGGGTTGGGTTGAGCGGAGGAAGCATGGTGATGTCCCCGCGCATCGGAGCGGATTTCGTCAATTGGAAAGCGCCCACTGGCGGCGATGAAACGTTGGGAGTTGTGGACTTCTCGATCTTTCCGCATCTGGATCATCCAGACCTGCCTGAAAACACCATGGCAGATGCAGAAAAATGGGCGGCAGGCATGTCTGTGCCGTGCTACGCGATTGACGATGAAACCGCCATCAAGGTGGTGGACGGAACTGCCGAGGTTGTTTCTGAGGGACACTGGAAATTGTTTGCGCGCTGA
- a CDS encoding RNA polymerase sigma factor: MVTNFHELYQKYSQDVYRFAYWVCGNSQDAEDITAETFVRALTSSAEIRSETVKGYLLTIAKNLAYKKSRREKRLISLDEENIESDSRPAQQAEDSASVRTAMRFIQTLPDADRMALILRIGHNLPYEEIAAMLNISLTAAKVKVHRARIKLTEYVQEQEEPQP, encoded by the coding sequence ATGGTCACTAATTTTCATGAACTGTACCAGAAGTACTCACAGGATGTGTACCGCTTTGCCTATTGGGTATGCGGCAACTCGCAGGACGCCGAGGACATTACCGCCGAAACCTTTGTCCGCGCGTTGACCTCCTCCGCAGAAATCCGATCCGAGACCGTCAAAGGCTACCTGCTGACCATCGCAAAAAATCTGGCATACAAAAAATCGAGGCGCGAGAAAAGGTTGATTTCATTAGACGAAGAGAACATCGAATCTGATTCGCGCCCAGCCCAACAGGCGGAAGATTCGGCAAGCGTGCGAACCGCCATGCGTTTTATCCAAACGCTTCCAGATGCGGATCGTATGGCATTGATATTAAGGATTGGACACAACCTGCCCTACGAGGAGATCGCCGCCATGTTGAATATTTCGCTTACCGCGGCAAAAGTCAAAGTACACCGCGCGAGAATCAAATTGACTGAATACGTGCAAGAACAAGAGGAACCGCAACCATGA
- a CDS encoding MFS transporter — MGYTFTSGATQAWITDEIGEEDANKLFLRGMRVGLYASLIGMTLAALVGVNNVAMPILVGAGGVLSIGVILIFIMPEKNFHPTPREDRNTWQHMWHTFKQGAEAVRSKPRLMSIVGVGLFYGIYSEGFDRLWVKHLLDQFSLPILFGNNQVAFFAVLRAAGALLTIFAVHVVEKRVDSTNPIAIGRAMFVVTALISVAMLGFALSPLLFLSLALYLVLDALRDVRIPLQTAWVNQKLDSKVRATVHSMFGQVDAIGQMLGGPIVAVIAAASSAVASLAASGLLLTPALFFVSRANSKSEDEAEAVSPLLEEEG; from the coding sequence TTGGGCTACACCTTCACCAGCGGCGCAACACAAGCGTGGATCACTGATGAGATCGGCGAAGAGGATGCCAATAAATTATTTCTGCGCGGCATGCGCGTTGGTTTATACGCGTCGTTGATCGGCATGACGCTTGCCGCGCTGGTTGGCGTGAACAATGTTGCCATGCCCATCCTCGTCGGCGCGGGGGGCGTACTGTCGATCGGCGTGATCCTGATCTTCATCATGCCCGAGAAAAATTTTCATCCCACCCCGCGCGAAGACCGCAACACCTGGCAACACATGTGGCATACCTTCAAACAGGGCGCGGAGGCGGTCCGCTCCAAGCCGCGTTTGATGAGCATTGTCGGCGTTGGGTTATTCTACGGGATCTACAGCGAGGGCTTCGACCGTCTGTGGGTAAAACATTTGTTGGATCAATTCAGCCTGCCGATTTTGTTTGGAAACAATCAAGTGGCGTTCTTTGCCGTTCTTCGCGCGGCAGGCGCGCTTCTGACCATCTTCGCGGTTCACGTTGTCGAAAAACGAGTCGACTCAACCAACCCAATCGCGATCGGACGCGCGATGTTTGTTGTTACCGCGCTGATCTCCGTTGCCATGTTGGGGTTTGCCCTCTCTCCTCTGCTCTTCCTCAGTCTCGCGTTATACCTCGTCCTCGACGCGTTGCGCGACGTTCGCATTCCTCTGCAAACCGCGTGGGTGAACCAGAAACTGGATTCAAAAGTCCGCGCGACAGTTCACTCGATGTTCGGTCAGGTGGATGCGATTGGGCAGATGCTGGGCGGACCCATCGTCGCAGTGATCGCCGCGGCGAGTTCCGCTGTCGCGTCGCTTGCCGCGTCGGGACTGCTGTTGACGCCCGCGCTGTTCTTCGTCAGCCGCGCCAACTCGAAGTCTGAGGATGAAGCGGAGGCGGTGTCCCCTCTCCTTGAAGAAGAGGGGTAG